Proteins encoded within one genomic window of Pararhizobium capsulatum DSM 1112:
- a CDS encoding cytochrome c oxidase assembly protein: MGNALQQDGKGRANGVIVVSCLAFVVGMVGMAYAAVPLYDMFCKVTGYNGTTKRVEQASDVILDKTIEVTFDSNTASDLPWDFQPVQRSVNPKIGETIQVEFQVKNLSSKPTTGQAVFNVTPMQAGAYFNKVQCFCFTETTLQPGEEMTMPVVFFVDPEIANAVETKGLRTLTLSYTFYAREPSKPVAAVTTTPAKADKKL; encoded by the coding sequence ATGGGCAACGCACTGCAACAGGACGGCAAGGGCAGGGCAAACGGCGTCATCGTCGTTTCCTGTCTCGCTTTCGTAGTCGGCATGGTCGGCATGGCCTATGCCGCCGTGCCGCTCTACGACATGTTCTGCAAGGTCACCGGCTATAACGGCACCACCAAGCGGGTGGAGCAGGCCTCTGACGTCATCCTCGACAAGACCATTGAGGTGACCTTCGACAGCAATACGGCTTCCGACCTGCCCTGGGACTTCCAGCCGGTTCAGCGTTCCGTCAATCCGAAGATCGGCGAGACCATCCAGGTCGAATTCCAGGTGAAGAACCTGTCGTCGAAGCCGACGACAGGTCAGGCCGTGTTCAACGTCACGCCGATGCAGGCGGGCGCCTATTTCAACAAGGTGCAGTGTTTCTGCTTTACCGAGACGACGCTGCAGCCCGGCGAGGAGATGACCATGCCGGTCGTCTTCTTCGTCGATCCCGAGATTGCCAATGCCGTGGAGACCAAGGGTCTTCGCACATTGACGCTGTCCTACACCTTTTATGCCCGCGAGCCGTCGAAGCCGGTTGCCGCGGTCACGACGACGCCAGCGAAAGCTGACAAAAAGCTTTGA
- the ispH gene encoding 4-hydroxy-3-methylbut-2-enyl diphosphate reductase: MASSAAKKAITIRLCGPRGFCAGVDRAIQIVVLALKEFGAPVYVRHEIVHNRYVVEGLEAKGAIFVEELDEIPEEHRKQPVVFSAHGVPKSVPADAETRNLFYLDATCPLVSKVHKQAMRHQRMGRHVVLIGHAGHPEVIGTMGQLPDGAVSLVETVEDAETYTPPDADNLGFVTQTTLSVDDTAGVIKRLHERFPNLTAPAADSICYATTNRQEAVKQAAPGCDHFIIVGAPNSSNSKRLVEVALRAGAKKSVLVQRASEIDWDDFTDISTVGLSAGASAPEVIVNEIIEAFRERYNAVVELADTVEETENFLVNRELRHVPLTVNDMAWVNGE; encoded by the coding sequence ATGGCATCATCGGCGGCAAAAAAAGCGATCACCATCCGGCTGTGCGGACCCCGTGGATTCTGTGCCGGCGTGGATCGGGCAATCCAGATCGTCGTGCTGGCGCTGAAGGAATTCGGCGCGCCCGTCTATGTCCGCCACGAGATCGTGCACAATCGGTATGTCGTCGAAGGCCTTGAGGCCAAGGGCGCGATCTTCGTCGAGGAGCTTGACGAGATCCCGGAAGAGCACCGCAAGCAGCCGGTCGTCTTCTCGGCCCACGGTGTGCCAAAATCCGTGCCGGCCGATGCCGAAACCCGCAATCTCTTCTATCTCGATGCGACCTGCCCACTGGTCTCGAAGGTCCACAAGCAGGCGATGCGCCACCAGCGCATGGGCCGCCATGTTGTCCTGATCGGTCACGCCGGCCATCCCGAAGTGATCGGCACGATGGGCCAGCTGCCGGACGGCGCGGTCTCGTTGGTCGAAACCGTCGAGGACGCGGAAACCTACACGCCGCCGGATGCGGACAATCTCGGCTTCGTCACCCAGACAACGCTCTCGGTCGATGATACGGCCGGTGTCATCAAGCGGCTGCACGAGCGTTTCCCCAACCTGACGGCGCCCGCCGCCGATTCCATCTGCTACGCCACCACCAATCGTCAGGAAGCAGTGAAGCAGGCCGCTCCCGGCTGCGATCACTTCATCATTGTCGGCGCACCGAACTCGTCGAACTCCAAGCGGCTGGTCGAGGTTGCACTTCGAGCCGGCGCGAAAAAATCGGTGCTTGTCCAGCGCGCTTCGGAAATCGACTGGGATGATTTTACCGATATCTCGACGGTTGGCCTGTCCGCCGGTGCGTCCGCGCCCGAAGTCATCGTCAACGAGATCATCGAGGCGTTTCGCGAGCGATACAATGCCGTCGTGGAACTTGCCGACACGGTCGAAGAAACCGAAAACTTCCTCGTTAACCGCGAGCTTCGCCATGTGCCGCTGACCGTGAACGATATGGCCTGGGTGAACGGCGAATAG
- a CDS encoding homoserine kinase, translated as MAVYTDITEDDLKQFLSAYDVGQLTSYKGIAEGVENTNFLLHTTSGAYILTLYEKRVDRNDLPFFLGLMHHLAERGLSCPLPLPRADGALLGELSGRPAAVISFLEGMWLRKPEAKHCREVGRALAQMHVAGEGFEITRRNALSVDGWRPLWNNSRDRADEVQEGLREEISSELDALEAQWPKDLRAGVIHADLFPDNVFFLNDELSGLIDFYFACNDFLVYDVAVCLNAWCFEKDGSFNITKGTALLAGYNAVRPLSPEEVEALPLLCRGSALRFFLTRLYDWLMTPPGALVVKKDPIEYLKKLQFHRTVRSAAAYGFRKADAA; from the coding sequence ATGGCCGTTTATACCGATATCACTGAAGACGATCTGAAGCAGTTTCTGTCCGCTTATGACGTCGGCCAGCTCACCTCCTACAAGGGTATTGCCGAAGGGGTCGAGAACACCAATTTCCTGCTGCACACCACCAGCGGCGCCTATATCCTGACGCTCTATGAAAAGCGTGTTGATCGCAACGATCTGCCGTTCTTCCTGGGCCTGATGCACCATCTTGCCGAGCGCGGCCTTTCCTGCCCGCTGCCGCTGCCGAGGGCCGATGGCGCGCTGTTGGGGGAGCTTTCCGGTCGCCCCGCCGCCGTCATATCGTTCCTCGAGGGCATGTGGCTGCGCAAGCCGGAGGCAAAGCATTGCCGCGAGGTTGGCCGTGCGCTGGCGCAAATGCATGTGGCCGGCGAAGGTTTTGAAATCACGCGCCGCAATGCCCTTTCCGTGGATGGCTGGCGTCCGCTCTGGAACAATTCGCGCGACCGCGCCGATGAGGTGCAGGAGGGCCTGCGCGAGGAAATCTCCAGCGAACTCGACGCTCTTGAGGCCCAATGGCCGAAGGACCTGCGGGCCGGCGTCATCCATGCCGATCTCTTCCCCGACAATGTCTTCTTCCTCAACGACGAGCTCTCGGGCCTGATCGATTTCTATTTCGCCTGCAACGATTTCCTCGTTTATGACGTCGCCGTGTGCCTGAACGCCTGGTGCTTCGAAAAGGACGGTTCCTTCAACATCACCAAGGGCACGGCGCTGCTGGCCGGCTACAATGCTGTGCGTCCGCTCTCGCCTGAAGAGGTCGAGGCCCTGCCTCTGCTGTGCCGTGGGTCCGCGCTGCGCTTCTTCCTGACGCGTCTCTACGACTGGCTGATGACGCCGCCCGGCGCGCTCGTGGTCAAGAAGGACCCGATCGAATACCTGAAGAAGCTGCAATTCCATCGCACGGTGCGATCCGCCGCAGCCTACGGTTTCCGAAAGGCGGACGCGGCATGA
- a CDS encoding cytochrome c oxidase subunit 3, translating to MADAHQKNHDYHIIDPSPWPLIASIGAFVMAFGGIAYMRYLSGGSFKLFGLELANPWGLFIGLAIVLYTMYGWWSDTVKEAHEGHHTRVVALHLRYGMIMFIASEVMFFVAWFWAFFDASLFPGEAIQATRTVFTGGVWPPKGIEVLDPWHLPIYNTVILLLSGTCVTWAHHALLHNDRKGLINGLALTVLLGMLFSFVQAYEYAHAPFAFKDSIYGATFFMATGFHGFHVLVGTIFLLICLIRAIRGDFTPKQHFGFEAAAWYWHFVDVVWLFLFFAVYVWGGWGAPIAHG from the coding sequence ATGGCCGATGCGCATCAGAAGAACCACGACTACCATATCATCGACCCGAGCCCATGGCCGCTTATCGCCTCCATCGGCGCCTTCGTCATGGCTTTCGGCGGCATTGCCTATATGCGCTACCTCTCGGGCGGCTCGTTCAAGCTGTTCGGCCTTGAGCTGGCAAACCCGTGGGGCCTCTTCATTGGTCTCGCGATCGTGCTCTACACCATGTACGGCTGGTGGTCGGATACGGTGAAGGAAGCACATGAGGGCCACCACACCCGCGTCGTCGCCCTTCACCTGCGCTATGGCATGATCATGTTCATCGCTTCGGAAGTGATGTTCTTCGTCGCCTGGTTCTGGGCATTCTTCGATGCCAGCCTGTTTCCGGGCGAAGCCATTCAGGCAACTCGCACCGTGTTTACCGGCGGTGTCTGGCCGCCGAAGGGCATTGAGGTTCTCGATCCGTGGCATCTGCCGATCTACAACACGGTGATCCTGCTCCTGTCCGGCACCTGTGTCACCTGGGCGCATCACGCGCTGCTGCACAATGATCGCAAGGGCCTGATCAACGGCCTGGCGCTGACCGTTCTGCTCGGCATGCTGTTCTCCTTCGTTCAGGCTTATGAATACGCTCACGCTCCGTTCGCCTTCAAGGATTCGATCTACGGTGCGACCTTCTTCATGGCGACCGGCTTCCACGGTTTCCACGTTCTGGTAGGCACGATCTTCCTGCTCATCTGCCTGATCCGCGCGATCCGCGGCGACTTTACCCCGAAGCAGCATTTCGGCTTTGAGGCCGCCGCCTGGTACTGGCACTTCGTCGACGTCGTCTGGCTGTTCCTGTTCTTTGCCGTCTACGTCTGGGGCGGCTGGGGCGCACCGATCGCCCACGGTTGA
- a CDS encoding DUF983 domain-containing protein: MNDDSAHYPPVDPVKTGLLGRCPRCGQGKLFDGFIKLKQECTACGLDYRFADAGDGPVVFVILIVGFLVVGAALWTEVNINPPLWLHFLLWIPLACGLSLALMRMLKGLLVNLQYRNNARPGEIDRG; encoded by the coding sequence ATGAACGACGACAGCGCACATTATCCGCCGGTCGATCCGGTAAAGACCGGCCTTCTGGGACGTTGCCCGCGCTGCGGCCAGGGCAAGCTGTTCGACGGCTTCATCAAGCTGAAACAGGAATGCACCGCCTGTGGGCTCGACTATCGCTTCGCCGATGCCGGTGACGGCCCTGTTGTCTTCGTCATCCTGATTGTCGGCTTCCTCGTTGTCGGGGCCGCACTCTGGACCGAGGTCAACATCAATCCGCCGCTCTGGCTGCACTTCCTGCTGTGGATACCCTTGGCCTGCGGCCTCAGTCTCGCTCTGATGCGCATGCTCAAGGGCCTGCTCGTCAATCTGCAATATCGCAACAACGCACGGCCCGGCGAGATCGATCGTGGTTGA
- a CDS encoding SURF1 family protein, whose amino-acid sequence MKFSKLRTVFGAVIVLLALAILLSLGTWQLQRLAWKEGLLADIAERRAAPAIDVLAIDAMAKAGEDVDYRAMSATGTYLNNKERHFFATYEGRTGYYVYTPLQLADGRFLLVNRGFVPFDSKEPETRKEGQLTGLQAVHGLARAELSEKPSSLVPDNDVAKNIFYWKDHDVMAASVGLDLANVVPFFMDADAAPNPGGYPIGGVTQFDLPNSHLQYAVTWYGLAAALVAISIAFMIKRRRKA is encoded by the coding sequence GTGAAATTCAGCAAACTGCGCACTGTTTTCGGGGCTGTCATCGTGCTGTTGGCGCTCGCCATCCTGTTGTCGCTCGGCACGTGGCAGCTTCAGCGTCTCGCGTGGAAAGAGGGACTGCTGGCTGATATCGCCGAGCGCCGCGCCGCGCCCGCTATCGACGTTCTTGCGATAGACGCGATGGCCAAGGCTGGCGAGGATGTCGACTACCGCGCCATGAGCGCCACGGGCACCTATCTCAACAATAAGGAGCGCCATTTCTTCGCGACCTACGAAGGCCGCACCGGCTATTACGTCTATACCCCACTTCAGCTCGCAGACGGCCGCTTCCTGCTCGTCAACCGTGGCTTCGTACCTTTCGACAGCAAGGAACCGGAGACCCGCAAGGAGGGCCAACTGACCGGCCTGCAGGCGGTGCACGGCCTCGCCCGCGCCGAACTTTCGGAAAAACCTTCGTCTCTTGTTCCGGACAATGATGTTGCCAAGAACATTTTTTACTGGAAGGATCACGACGTAATGGCGGCGAGCGTCGGGCTTGACCTGGCTAATGTCGTTCCTTTCTTCATGGACGCAGATGCGGCGCCAAATCCCGGTGGTTATCCGATCGGCGGCGTCACGCAGTTCGATCTTCCGAACAGCCATCTGCAATACGCCGTTACGTGGTACGGGCTGGCCGCCGCTTTGGTCGCCATCAGCATTGCATTCATGATCAAACGCAGACGCAAGGCGTAG
- a CDS encoding DUF1304 domain-containing protein produces MGTLADLFVALTALLHIGFLVLEMFLWTGPIGRGVSGKNEEEAAATKVLAANQGLYNGFLAAGLIWALLHPMPEIAFQLKLFFLVCVIVAAIYGAWSVSWRTLLVQGVPAVLALVFTFLAM; encoded by the coding sequence ATGGGCACTCTCGCCGATCTCTTCGTCGCACTGACGGCACTGCTGCATATCGGTTTTCTGGTGCTGGAAATGTTTCTCTGGACCGGCCCGATCGGCCGCGGCGTCTCCGGCAAGAACGAAGAAGAGGCCGCGGCGACGAAAGTTCTGGCGGCCAACCAAGGGCTTTACAACGGTTTCCTTGCTGCCGGTCTGATCTGGGCCTTGCTGCATCCCATGCCGGAAATTGCCTTCCAGCTGAAGCTCTTCTTCCTTGTGTGCGTGATCGTTGCCGCTATATATGGCGCATGGTCGGTTTCGTGGCGCACTCTGCTGGTGCAGGGCGTGCCGGCGGTCCTGGCTCTGGTCTTTACGTTTCTGGCAATGTGA